The following are encoded together in the Deinococcus soli (ex Cha et al. 2016) genome:
- a CDS encoding isoprenylcysteine carboxyl methyltransferase family protein, protein MKARTTAGWLFAFLVVQRLLELRVARSNERWAREHGAREYGQSHYPLFFVLHPTWMLLTLLEGRAGRGRVNPWALALFILAQPLRYWVIRTLGRYWNTRILIVPGGQRVTGGPFRYLRHPNYAVVALEIATAPLAVGAWRTALAYTLLNAALLLGIRIPAEERALAEYRASQTADTP, encoded by the coding sequence GTGAAGGCCCGCACCACGGCAGGCTGGCTGTTCGCGTTCCTGGTCGTGCAGCGCCTGCTGGAACTGCGCGTCGCCCGCTCGAACGAACGCTGGGCGCGCGAGCACGGCGCGCGGGAGTACGGCCAGTCGCACTACCCGCTGTTCTTCGTGCTGCACCCCACCTGGATGCTCCTGACCCTGCTGGAGGGCCGCGCCGGGCGGGGCCGCGTGAACCCGTGGGCGCTGGCGCTGTTCATCCTGGCGCAGCCGCTGCGCTACTGGGTGATCCGCACGCTGGGACGCTACTGGAACACCCGCATCCTGATCGTGCCCGGCGGGCAGCGCGTCACGGGCGGCCCCTTCCGGTACCTGCGGCACCCGAACTACGCCGTGGTCGCGCTGGAAATCGCCACGGCCCCACTGGCGGTGGGCGCGTGGCGCACCGCGCTCGCGTACACGCTCCTGAACGCCGCGTTGCTGCTCGGCATCCGCATTCCCGCCGAGGAACGCGCGCTGGCCGAGTACCGCGCCAGCCAGACAGCCGACACGCCCTGA
- the meaB gene encoding methylmalonyl Co-A mutase-associated GTPase MeaB codes for MSAPFAPPPGPLLDRYRAGDLRALARAVTLAEAGLPAARPLLRAARERGARAVVLGVTGSPGSGKSTLTDALIAFLRQRGQRVAVLAVDPSSPYSGGAILGDRIRMLRHHADEGVFVRSLASRGALGGLSERTLGVLALMEGAGFDWVILETVGVGQSEVDVAAACDHTLLVLTPAGGDGVQAFKAGIMEIADVIAVNKADLPGADRTVRELMAAQGLGAHDEHTWFAPIRRTVAAKGEGTKAVVAAVEAHRAHLGDEGLQRRREARAALEVRTLVQERLLRRARELGRDLYARVARGDLDADDAADTLLRGDL; via the coding sequence GTGAGCGCTCCCTTCGCGCCCCCACCGGGTCCGCTGCTGGACCGCTACCGCGCCGGGGATCTGCGCGCCCTGGCCCGCGCCGTGACCCTGGCCGAGGCTGGCCTGCCCGCGGCGCGCCCCCTGCTGCGCGCCGCCCGGGAACGCGGCGCGCGCGCGGTCGTGCTGGGCGTGACCGGCAGCCCCGGCAGCGGCAAGAGCACCCTGACCGACGCCCTGATCGCGTTCCTGCGCCAGCGGGGGCAGCGGGTCGCGGTGCTCGCCGTGGACCCCAGCAGCCCCTACAGCGGCGGCGCGATCCTCGGGGACCGCATCCGCATGCTGCGGCACCACGCCGACGAGGGGGTCTTCGTGCGGTCCCTGGCCAGCCGGGGGGCGCTGGGCGGCCTGTCCGAACGCACCCTGGGTGTCCTCGCGCTGATGGAAGGCGCGGGCTTCGACTGGGTGATCCTCGAGACGGTGGGCGTCGGGCAGTCCGAGGTGGACGTCGCGGCCGCCTGCGACCACACCCTGCTTGTGCTCACGCCTGCCGGGGGGGACGGCGTGCAGGCCTTCAAGGCCGGGATCATGGAGATCGCGGACGTGATCGCCGTGAACAAGGCCGACCTGCCCGGCGCGGACCGCACTGTCCGTGAACTGATGGCCGCGCAGGGCCTCGGCGCGCACGACGAGCACACCTGGTTCGCCCCGATCCGCCGCACTGTCGCCGCGAAGGGCGAGGGCACCAAGGCGGTCGTGGCGGCCGTCGAGGCGCACCGCGCGCACCTGGGCGATGAGGGCCTGCAACGCCGCCGCGAGGCGAGAGCGGCGCTGGAGGTCCGTACCCTGGTGCAGGAGCGCCTGCTGAGGCGCGCGCGTGAGCTGGGCCGCGACCTGTACGCCCGCGTCGCTCGGGGCGACCTGGACGCCGACGACGCCGCCGACACGCTGCTGCGGGGGGACCTGTGA